From a region of the Paenibacillus segetis genome:
- a CDS encoding sigma-70 family RNA polymerase sigma factor: MQERVLLFPLIEEEVSIRETQTESLEFTTIFETYYKRIYNYISYRVSCRYTTEDLTSQVFEKVLNKLGTYSSDKSPLEVWMFAIARNVVNDYFRAQKRTKMFSLEGIKELISKKKDPESLYILGESNDKLFRALDTLNERERNIVGLKFGANLSNIQISRIVDLTESNVGVILYRTMKKLKLRIEDESEGVK, encoded by the coding sequence ATGCAGGAACGCGTACTGCTATTTCCTTTAATTGAAGAGGAGGTTTCAATAAGAGAAACTCAGACTGAGAGTTTGGAGTTTACTACTATTTTTGAGACCTACTATAAAAGAATCTATAACTATATAAGCTATCGAGTGAGTTGCCGCTATACGACAGAGGACCTGACGAGTCAGGTGTTTGAGAAAGTTCTAAATAAACTTGGAACGTATTCATCTGATAAATCGCCTCTTGAGGTATGGATGTTCGCGATCGCTCGGAATGTGGTTAACGATTATTTTCGAGCCCAAAAAAGAACGAAGATGTTTTCGCTTGAAGGTATTAAGGAGCTAATATCCAAAAAGAAGGATCCAGAGAGTTTGTATATTTTAGGAGAATCTAACGATAAGCTATTCAGGGCTCTTGATACCTTGAATGAGCGGGAACGAAACATTGTTGGTCTAAAATTTGGGGCGAATCTATCTAATATTCAAATATCCAGAATCGTAGATTTAACTGAAAGTAATGTTGGGGTCATTCTTTATCGCACGATGAAAAAGTTGAAGCTTCGAATTGAGGACGAAAGTGAGGGAGTGAAATGA
- a CDS encoding glycosyltransferase family 39 protein, with amino-acid sequence MATAWKRPIVVIFIAVLLLELAVGYYLTAIYGFMSGDASSRVANAFYVLYSREPSLANIGFIWNPLPSFMEMIILVFYPLFPGLATYGLAAVIVSSLFAALTAALIVKAGLQFGINKWISLIIAILYAFNPYIFYYGANGLTEVIFIYFINLAVIQTLLWMRNDGSRTLVIAALALAFAFWTRYETVFFGAALAIVVLVWIVQSKQDPIKERLQQVEGTWTVLLTPVVFSGLLWIFFNYTIMGDGFYFLTSTYGNLGQADLLMSDDKYTSLMGHPIATLIFVGERLWYFCIPLMIIFVIRIIERRLFRWDFLMLIILAVSIPFMQVILLLKGGTAAWIRYYMYAFPIVAVWTPYEISQMKFRKTGSTLLIIGMLVSTVVMGMMMNNPKIASDEYEAFRHNKLYAEQEAGAAATAYINENLSDQKILTDSFSSFRIIMGSKHPKNFIITSDHDFKESLDSPTDHEVDFILLPNPQAVLSLDNVNQTYPNLYDQGAEWATLYKEFNGFWRLYKVNKVVE; translated from the coding sequence ATGGCTACTGCGTGGAAACGACCGATCGTCGTTATATTTATTGCTGTATTACTATTAGAGCTCGCGGTTGGTTATTATTTAACAGCCATCTATGGATTTATGTCCGGTGATGCATCGAGCCGTGTGGCGAATGCTTTTTATGTTCTGTATAGCCGTGAACCGAGTCTAGCGAATATCGGGTTTATTTGGAATCCTTTACCAAGTTTTATGGAAATGATCATACTGGTCTTTTATCCACTATTCCCTGGCCTAGCCACGTACGGATTAGCTGCTGTCATTGTTTCAAGCTTGTTCGCAGCTTTGACTGCAGCATTAATTGTAAAAGCTGGCTTACAGTTTGGTATTAATAAATGGATTAGTCTGATTATTGCGATTCTCTATGCGTTTAATCCTTATATATTTTATTATGGAGCGAATGGATTAACCGAGGTTATTTTTATTTATTTTATAAATCTAGCTGTCATTCAAACTCTTCTGTGGATGCGTAATGATGGTTCGAGGACATTGGTGATTGCAGCATTGGCACTTGCCTTTGCTTTTTGGACAAGGTATGAAACGGTATTTTTTGGCGCGGCTTTGGCGATTGTTGTGCTGGTCTGGATTGTGCAAAGTAAACAAGATCCCATTAAGGAACGTTTGCAACAAGTGGAGGGGACTTGGACAGTCCTGTTAACTCCGGTTGTTTTCTCCGGATTATTATGGATCTTCTTTAACTACACAATCATGGGTGACGGCTTTTATTTCCTGACCTCTACTTACGGCAATTTAGGGCAAGCTGACTTATTAATGAGTGATGATAAATACACATCTCTGATGGGGCATCCCATTGCTACCTTAATTTTTGTCGGGGAGCGTTTATGGTATTTCTGTATCCCACTTATGATCATATTTGTCATACGGATCATCGAGCGTCGCTTATTCAGATGGGATTTCCTGATGTTGATTATTCTGGCTGTCTCCATTCCATTCATGCAGGTAATCCTACTTCTTAAAGGGGGAACCGCAGCGTGGATTCGCTATTACATGTATGCCTTTCCGATAGTGGCTGTATGGACTCCTTATGAGATCAGTCAGATGAAATTCCGAAAGACAGGTTCAACACTTCTGATTATCGGGATGCTGGTCAGTACTGTAGTGATGGGAATGATGATGAACAACCCTAAGATTGCATCTGATGAGTATGAAGCCTTCCGGCATAATAAGTTATATGCTGAACAAGAAGCAGGGGCGGCGGCAACAGCTTATATTAATGAGAATTTGTCTGATCAGAAGATCTTAACGGATTCATTCAGTAGTTTCCGTATTATTATGGGCAGTAAACATCCGAAGAATTTTATTATTACAAGTGATCATGATTTTAAAGAATCTCTAGATAGTCCAACAGACCACGAGGTAGATTTCATATTACTCCCTAACCCTCAAGCAGTATTATCTTTAGATAATGTAAATCAAACGTATCCTAACCTTTATGATCAAGGTGCAGAGTGGGCTACATTGTATAAAGAATTTAATGGATTCTGGCGATTATATAAAGTGAACAAAGTTGTAGAATAA
- a CDS encoding glycosyltransferase family 2 protein, producing the protein MKAIRIGDALLSEGLITSQQLQDAIDYQSKFGGRLGDIIADLYGVSREEIHRVTKQLSGKGRLGEMLVETGQITQEQLDRALAFQQKSGGILGDILLSLRFIEPDRLYRAIATQNNIGRIGADFSLERDNKLPEAMARSYNAIVISSDFNRYLVAVSTILSEEKIAELTEYLGRPVEQVMATRDEMEFFWKEVYVEELMQQSTEKLLFEKPENSAHITFTKWQKIGFYVSLAILLVGLLWNWLWTLIILNIVVQLGYLLMSVFKYAIIIIGSKKTSQLRFTEEDVAALDERTLPIYSLLVPMYKESNIIPKLLHNIESLDYPKSKLDVRLLIEEDDIEAQQLLTSMKLPSYYTVLVVPHSLPKTKPKACNYGLIRARGEYVVIYDAEDRPDPDQLKKVCLAFQNSPANYCCIQAKLNYFNSTQNLLTKWFTHEYSMWFELLLPGVMKLDIPIPLGGTSNHFKTEVLKEINAWDPYNVTEDADLGVRLYKEGYKTAIVDSRTWEEATSKVGNWIRQRSRWIKGYMQTWLVHMRNPIKLWRDLGMKGFFGFHAMVLATPLLPLLNPIFWTMLLLWYLAKVEIIPLFFPGPLYYFAAFELFVGNFIFVYSLTVGIFWVTKELHDKGSKVFSFSLIKYTLLAPIYWVLMSIAAIKAAIQLITKPSYWEKTTHGHATTDTHHGASTFNSEM; encoded by the coding sequence GTGAAAGCTATACGAATTGGTGATGCCTTGTTAAGTGAAGGCTTAATTACTAGTCAGCAGTTGCAAGATGCTATTGATTACCAGAGTAAATTTGGTGGGCGATTAGGCGATATTATTGCAGATTTATACGGTGTTAGTCGAGAGGAGATCCATCGGGTCACTAAGCAACTGTCTGGAAAGGGTCGGCTAGGTGAAATGCTGGTGGAAACTGGGCAAATCACGCAGGAACAATTGGATCGTGCACTTGCCTTCCAACAGAAAAGCGGAGGAATTCTTGGTGATATCCTGTTGTCGCTGCGTTTTATTGAACCGGATCGTTTATATCGTGCGATTGCGACTCAGAACAATATTGGTAGAATTGGAGCCGATTTTTCCCTTGAGAGGGATAATAAATTGCCAGAAGCAATGGCTCGTTCTTATAATGCGATCGTTATTAGTAGTGATTTTAATCGTTATTTGGTTGCAGTGAGTACGATTCTATCAGAGGAGAAAATCGCTGAATTAACTGAATACCTCGGAAGACCTGTTGAACAAGTTATGGCTACACGTGATGAGATGGAGTTTTTCTGGAAAGAGGTCTATGTTGAAGAATTGATGCAGCAGAGCACGGAAAAGCTGTTATTCGAAAAACCGGAAAACTCTGCGCATATCACGTTTACAAAATGGCAAAAAATCGGTTTTTATGTGTCATTGGCAATTTTACTTGTTGGATTGTTGTGGAATTGGCTCTGGACATTAATCATATTGAATATTGTTGTTCAATTAGGTTATCTTCTTATGTCTGTCTTTAAGTACGCGATTATTATCATAGGATCAAAGAAAACATCTCAGCTTCGATTTACGGAAGAAGATGTTGCAGCATTAGATGAGCGAACTCTACCCATTTATAGCCTCTTGGTTCCCATGTACAAAGAAAGTAACATTATCCCCAAGCTTCTTCACAACATTGAGAGTTTAGATTATCCCAAATCAAAGCTGGATGTACGGTTGCTGATTGAAGAAGATGATATTGAAGCCCAGCAGTTACTGACGAGTATGAAGCTTCCTTCCTATTATACCGTTCTCGTCGTTCCGCATAGCTTACCCAAAACCAAGCCGAAGGCATGTAATTATGGGTTGATTCGGGCCAGAGGTGAATACGTCGTTATTTATGATGCTGAAGATCGTCCGGATCCGGATCAACTAAAGAAGGTATGTCTTGCTTTTCAAAATAGTCCTGCTAATTATTGCTGTATACAAGCGAAACTTAACTATTTTAATAGCACTCAGAATCTTTTGACTAAGTGGTTCACACATGAATATAGTATGTGGTTTGAATTGCTGTTACCAGGTGTAATGAAATTGGATATTCCAATTCCTTTGGGTGGAACCTCAAACCATTTTAAAACGGAAGTATTGAAAGAAATCAATGCTTGGGATCCATATAATGTGACTGAAGATGCAGATCTTGGTGTTCGACTCTATAAAGAAGGTTATAAGACAGCTATTGTAGACTCTCGAACTTGGGAAGAGGCGACTAGCAAAGTAGGGAACTGGATCAGACAACGGTCACGCTGGATTAAAGGCTATATGCAGACTTGGTTAGTTCATATGCGAAATCCAATCAAGTTATGGCGTGATCTAGGTATGAAGGGTTTCTTTGGATTTCACGCGATGGTGTTGGCTACTCCTCTACTGCCTTTATTAAACCCAATATTTTGGACAATGTTGCTGCTGTGGTATTTGGCAAAAGTGGAAATCATCCCGCTATTTTTCCCTGGTCCGCTTTATTACTTTGCGGCATTTGAGCTGTTTGTTGGTAATTTTATATTTGTATATAGTCTTACGGTAGGCATTTTTTGGGTTACTAAGGAATTACACGACAAGGGAAGCAAAGTCTTCTCATTTTCATTAATTAAATATACGCTGTTGGCACCGATTTATTGGGTATTAATGAGTATTGCAGCGATCAAGGCAGCTATTCAACTCATTACAAAACCTTCTTACTGGGAGAAAACGACGCATGGACATGCCACAACGGATACACATCATGGAGCATCGACGTTCAACAGTGAAATGTAG
- a CDS encoding sugar phosphate nucleotidyltransferase has protein sequence MRLILLSGGSGKRLWPLSNDYRSKQFIKVMDSENPTDDSQTSMIQRVWARLNEIDLANSAVIAASRVQQEVIQSQLGNDVPLVLEPVKRDTFPAICLASSFLHTKMNVHDDEVIVVMPVDVDADDGFYHTIKQLALEFETSEAKIGLIGLKPTQPSEKFGYILTEPKNTHSTLLKIDRFIEKPSVAEASNLIELGALWNCGVFAFRLGYILKLLEAGNWPTRYEEFLDKYHLMPTISFDYQVVEKEESVVVWPYTGRWNDLGTWNEWTETMPKRLNGKGIISEDSMNTHIINELQIPVIVMGISNAVIAASPDGILVTDKEMSQKLKDVVQSISARPMYEETLYGWYRVIDVANKFSDQQVMTKRVHIWAGKHMSYQIHANRDEIWTIINGQAEVVIDDRRFQANAGDVFHIQVGSKHAIRALHDVDLIEVQMGKLISEDDVIRLDYDWIGSKVSI, from the coding sequence ATGAGATTAATACTTTTATCCGGCGGGTCTGGTAAGAGATTATGGCCATTATCTAATGATTATCGTTCTAAACAATTTATTAAGGTCATGGATAGTGAAAATCCTACTGATGATTCTCAAACTTCTATGATTCAACGTGTTTGGGCCCGATTAAATGAAATTGATCTTGCAAACTCGGCTGTCATTGCTGCGAGTAGAGTTCAACAAGAAGTCATTCAATCTCAACTTGGCAATGATGTTCCACTTGTACTCGAACCTGTTAAACGGGATACATTTCCAGCAATCTGTCTAGCGTCAAGCTTTTTACATACGAAAATGAATGTACACGATGATGAAGTCATTGTAGTCATGCCTGTTGATGTGGATGCGGATGATGGCTTCTATCACACGATCAAGCAACTAGCGTTGGAATTCGAAACTTCGGAGGCTAAAATTGGACTTATCGGACTAAAGCCAACTCAACCGTCGGAAAAGTTTGGTTACATACTCACGGAACCCAAGAATACGCATTCAACATTACTTAAGATCGATAGATTTATAGAGAAACCATCAGTTGCTGAAGCGTCGAATTTGATCGAACTTGGTGCATTGTGGAATTGTGGTGTGTTTGCATTTCGCTTAGGTTATATTCTAAAGCTATTAGAGGCTGGGAATTGGCCAACTCGGTATGAAGAGTTTTTAGATAAGTATCATTTAATGCCAACAATTAGTTTCGATTATCAAGTGGTAGAGAAGGAAGAGAGCGTCGTTGTATGGCCATATACGGGAAGATGGAATGACCTAGGTACTTGGAATGAATGGACAGAGACCATGCCGAAGCGATTGAATGGTAAAGGGATAATATCTGAAGATAGCATGAATACGCACATCATTAATGAATTGCAAATTCCGGTTATTGTAATGGGTATTTCAAACGCTGTTATTGCAGCAAGCCCTGACGGAATTCTTGTTACAGATAAAGAAATGAGCCAAAAACTTAAAGATGTTGTGCAATCTATTTCAGCACGTCCGATGTATGAAGAAACGTTATATGGCTGGTACCGTGTAATTGATGTAGCTAATAAATTCTCAGATCAACAAGTCATGACGAAACGGGTACATATTTGGGCTGGAAAACATATGAGCTACCAGATTCATGCCAATCGGGATGAAATATGGACTATTATTAATGGTCAAGCTGAGGTTGTTATTGATGATCGACGTTTTCAAGCCAACGCGGGAGATGTGTTTCATATTCAAGTGGGATCCAAACATGCGATTAGAGCGTTACATGATGTTGATCTGATCGAGGTACAAATGGGTAAATTAATTAGCGAAGATGATGTAATTAGGTTAGATTATGATTGGATTGGTTCCAAAGTAAGTATCTGA